A stretch of candidate division TA06 bacterium DNA encodes these proteins:
- a CDS encoding T9SS type A sorting domain-containing protein, with amino-acid sequence MKTLIIYAILLLFSTVSAQPFTILSLTEPIPEEDALFGWSVSAAGDVNGDGFHDVLVGARLAEVDGLRSAGEAFLFLGPYLISVVPLTESVPESAAYFGRTVSAAGDVDGDGFDDVIVGAPGSDGRAVVFLGPDLESAIPLTEPVPERWANFGISVSGAGDVNGDGFDDVIVGSEESEVGGLHGAAEAFVFLGPALDSVISLTEPVPEEFARFGATVSGAGDVNGDGFDDVIVGARGANPWGITDAGEAFLFLGPDLDSVIPLTEPVPEQSAFFAGSVSGAGDVNGDGVDDVIVGARYADPWGISAAGEVFLFLGPDLDSVIPLSEPVPEELALFGWSVSGAGDVNGDGFNDVLVGAAGTVDGLAMAGEAFLFLGPDLDSVISFSEPAPDSDAGFSYSLSGAGDVDGDSLSDLVVGAPLGDVHGMETAGEAFVFFTRTASIEKDGGVLSLDAPPDTVFVDSSYGVMATVLNLGNVVLTFNVVATIDGHGDTVQVSGLAPDSSIQVTFENWQVPSTDSVSYTMTVCTRVLDDVDSTNDCGEKSIFAYNPVGVEEQSSEFNVRGLRFELLQNEPNPFGQRTVIGYSLPAAGAVTLEVYDITGRLVKTLVDEHQKLGSYRIEWKAKTASSGIYFYRLQAGGFRDTKKMTLLKK; translated from the coding sequence ATGAAAACGCTCATCATCTATGCAATTCTGCTTCTCTTTTCAACGGTTTCTGCCCAGCCCTTCACCATTCTCTCCTTAACGGAGCCCATCCCGGAGGAGGACGCGCTCTTTGGCTGGTCTGTCTCCGCTGCAGGGGATGTGAATGGTGATGGTTTCCATGATGTCCTGGTGGGAGCACGATTGGCGGAGGTGGATGGACTCAGAAGTGCCGGTGAGGCCTTTCTGTTTCTGGGTCCCTATCTGATTAGCGTGGTTCCCTTGACCGAGTCGGTTCCAGAGAGTGCAGCATACTTTGGCCGCACTGTCTCCGCTGCTGGGGATGTGGACGGGGATGGGTTTGACGATGTGATTGTGGGTGCGCCTGGTTCGGACGGGAGGGCTGTCGTCTTTCTGGGTCCGGACCTAGAGAGTGCAATTCCCTTGACCGAGCCCGTCCCAGAGAGATGGGCAAATTTCGGCATTTCCGTTTCTGGCGCGGGGGATGTGAACGGGGATGGCTTTGATGATGTGATTGTGGGATCAGAGGAATCCGAGGTTGGGGGGCTTCATGGCGCCGCAGAGGCGTTTGTCTTTCTGGGTCCCGCCCTGGATAGTGTAATCTCTTTGACCGAGCCCGTCCCAGAGGAGTTCGCACGCTTTGGTGCTACGGTATCTGGTGCAGGCGATGTGAACGGGGACGGCTTTGATGATGTGATTGTGGGAGCCCGCGGCGCCAATCCCTGGGGAATTACTGACGCAGGTGAGGCCTTTCTGTTTTTGGGTCCTGACCTGGACAGTGTAATTCCCCTGACCGAGCCCGTCCCGGAGCAGAGTGCTTTCTTCGCTGGCTCTGTTTCCGGTGCAGGGGATGTGAATGGCGACGGCGTTGACGATGTGATTGTCGGAGCCCGCTACGCCGACCCTTGGGGGATTTCTGCTGCGGGTGAGGTCTTTCTGTTTCTGGGTCCTGACCTGGACAGTGTAATTCCCTTGAGCGAGCCCGTCCCGGAGGAGCTCGCACTCTTTGGCTGGTCTGTCTCCGGTGCAGGGGATGTGAATGGGGATGGCTTTAATGATGTCCTGGTGGGAGCAGCCGGGACCGTGGACGGATTAGCTATGGCCGGGGAGGCCTTTTTATTTCTCGGTCCTGATTTAGACAGTGTCATCTCGTTCAGTGAACCTGCCCCAGATTCGGATGCCGGCTTTAGTTACTCTCTGTCTGGAGCCGGAGATGTGGATGGGGATAGCCTTTCCGATCTGGTCGTTGGCGCTCCCCTGGGCGATGTACATGGAATGGAGACTGCTGGAGAAGCCTTTGTCTTTTTCACTCGGACGGCCAGCATTGAAAAGGACGGCGGTGTGTTAAGTCTCGATGCACCACCGGATACCGTCTTCGTTGACTCGAGCTATGGCGTTATGGCAACTGTTCTGAATCTGGGCAATGTTGTTCTCACCTTCAATGTAGTGGCCACCATTGATGGACATGGTGACACTGTTCAAGTATCAGGTCTTGCTCCTGACTCCTCCATCCAGGTGACCTTCGAGAACTGGCAGGTTCCTTCCACAGACTCTGTCAGTTACACCATGACCGTCTGCACCCGTGTTCTTGATGATGTGGATTCAACCAATGATTGTGGAGAGAAGTCCATCTTTGCGTACAACCCGGTTGGAGTGGAGGAACAGAGTTCAGAGTTCAATGTTCGAGGTTTGAGGTTCGAGCTACTCCAGAACGAGCCCAATCCATTTGGTCAAAGGACTGTAATTGGTTACAGTCTACCAGCGGCTGGTGCTGTAACCCTTGAGGTTTATGACATCACGGGGAGACTGGTTAAGACTCTCGTGGATGAGCATCAAAAGCTTGGGTCTTATCGCATAGAATGGAAGGCCAAAACAGCCTCGAGCGGCATCTACTTCTACCGGCTGCAGGCTGGAGGCTTCAGAGATACGAAGAAGATGACCCTGCTGAAGAAATGA